One window from the genome of Rhodocyclaceae bacterium encodes:
- a CDS encoding efflux RND transporter permease subunit, translating into MFDALIQASLRQRLFVLVFALVLTIAGLLTLRELPVDVFPDLNRPTVTLMTEAEGMAPEEVEQRVSFPLETAFGGLPGVLRVRSVSSAGLSIVYVEFDWGTDIYRNRQLVAERLGTVASQLPPRVVPVLGPVASIMGQVMLVALQGEPGKADAMQVREAADWIVRPRLLTIPGVAQVIAIGGEVRQYRITPDTRRMRDLGVRLADIEAAAGGFATNTSGGFVDRGAREVMLRNVTRTTSLEDLAMLPVAVRNGTPVLLRQVAEIGFSARTRRGDAGYGGEPAVILSVEKQPQVDTVRLTAQVEQALAELGRSLPAGVQVKSVLFRQADFIDRAIGNVERVMVEAALAVLIVLFAFLLNVRTTAISLVAIPLSLLVTVLVFHVLGLSINTMTLGGIAIAIGELVDDAIVDVENVLRRLRENRMLASPRPALEVVGAASVEIRSSIVYATAVVVLVFLPLFALSGIEGRLFTPLGIAYVMSILASLLVAVTVTPVLCYLLLARGSLLHAGGAAAAAGVADAAGEPQAMRPEHGDSPLVRRLKAWDRRALDWSFDRQLPVLGIATALVVAALATVPWFARSFLPQFNEGTLTINLLLDPGTSLTESNRVGVLAERLLLQVPEVRQVGRRTGRAELDEHAEGVHSSEIEVDLEPSSRSRAQVVADIRARLAVLPVSANIGQPISHRLDHLLSGIRAEVAVKIFGDDLDTLSALATQVQTRLSAVPGLVDLQTEKQVRVAQQRVRIDPQRAAAYGIAPAEVARRLQAMANGEVLSQVNDGVRRFDVVLRLADADRSLEGLASLPVDTPSGPVPLGRLATIEDGDGPNQVGRESARRRIVVFANTSGRDTSAIIAAVRAELDAVQMPEGYFTVLEGQFQAQEAASRRIAVLALVSLLLVYSVLYSRYRSAALAAIVMANVPMAMVGGIVALWISGGELSIASLVGFVTLAGIAARNGILKISHYVNLALYEGEVFGRALVMRGSLERLTPVLMTALTAAVALSPLLFGADDPGKEILHPVAVVIFGGLVSSTLLDTLVTPVMFLRWGRRPLERLLDTARDTRF; encoded by the coding sequence ATGTTCGACGCCCTGATCCAGGCCAGCCTGCGCCAGCGACTGTTCGTGCTGGTGTTCGCGCTGGTGCTGACCATAGCCGGCCTGCTCACGTTACGCGAGTTGCCGGTCGACGTCTTCCCCGACCTGAACCGGCCGACGGTGACGTTGATGACCGAGGCCGAGGGCATGGCTCCGGAAGAGGTCGAGCAGCGGGTCAGCTTCCCGCTGGAGACCGCGTTCGGCGGGCTTCCCGGCGTGCTGCGGGTGCGCTCGGTGTCCAGTGCCGGGCTGTCCATCGTCTACGTCGAGTTCGACTGGGGCACCGACATCTACCGCAACCGCCAGCTGGTGGCCGAACGCCTGGGTACCGTGGCGAGCCAGCTGCCGCCGCGCGTGGTGCCGGTGCTCGGGCCGGTCGCCTCGATCATGGGCCAGGTGATGCTGGTCGCGCTGCAGGGCGAACCCGGCAAGGCCGACGCGATGCAGGTACGGGAGGCCGCCGACTGGATCGTGCGTCCTCGGCTGCTGACCATCCCCGGCGTGGCGCAGGTGATCGCGATCGGTGGCGAGGTGCGACAGTACCGGATCACCCCCGACACGCGCCGCATGCGCGACCTCGGGGTCCGCCTGGCGGACATCGAGGCGGCTGCCGGCGGCTTCGCCACCAACACCAGCGGCGGATTCGTCGATCGGGGTGCGCGCGAGGTGATGCTGCGCAACGTCACCCGCACCACCTCGCTCGAGGACCTGGCGATGCTGCCGGTGGCGGTACGCAACGGCACGCCGGTACTGCTGCGCCAGGTGGCCGAGATCGGGTTCTCGGCGCGGACCCGGCGCGGCGATGCCGGCTACGGCGGCGAGCCGGCGGTGATCCTGTCGGTGGAGAAGCAGCCGCAGGTGGATACCGTCAGGCTCACCGCGCAGGTCGAGCAGGCGCTGGCCGAGCTCGGTCGGTCGCTGCCGGCCGGCGTGCAGGTGAAGAGCGTGCTGTTCAGGCAGGCCGACTTCATCGACCGTGCGATCGGCAACGTCGAGCGGGTGATGGTCGAGGCCGCGCTGGCGGTGCTGATCGTGCTGTTCGCCTTCCTGCTCAACGTACGCACCACGGCGATCTCGCTGGTGGCGATCCCGCTGTCGCTGCTGGTCACCGTACTGGTGTTCCACGTGCTGGGGCTGTCGATCAACACGATGACGCTCGGCGGCATCGCGATCGCGATCGGGGAACTGGTCGACGATGCGATCGTCGATGTCGAGAACGTGCTGCGCCGGCTGCGCGAGAACCGCATGCTCGCCAGCCCGCGGCCCGCGCTCGAGGTGGTCGGCGCCGCGTCGGTCGAGATCCGGTCGTCGATCGTGTACGCGACTGCAGTCGTCGTACTCGTGTTCCTGCCGCTGTTCGCGCTGTCGGGCATCGAGGGCCGGCTGTTCACGCCGCTGGGCATCGCCTACGTGATGTCCATCCTGGCCAGCCTGCTGGTCGCCGTGACGGTGACGCCCGTGCTCTGCTACCTGCTGCTTGCCCGGGGCAGCCTGCTCCATGCAGGAGGAGCGGCCGCTGCAGCGGGCGTGGCGGATGCGGCAGGCGAGCCGCAGGCCATGCGCCCGGAGCATGGCGACAGTCCGCTGGTGCGGCGACTCAAGGCCTGGGATCGGCGTGCGCTCGACTGGTCCTTCGACCGCCAACTGCCGGTGCTGGGAATCGCGACCGCGCTGGTGGTGGCGGCGCTCGCCACCGTGCCCTGGTTCGCCCGGTCGTTCCTGCCGCAGTTCAACGAGGGCACCCTGACCATCAACCTGCTGCTCGATCCGGGTACGTCACTCACCGAGTCGAACCGCGTCGGCGTGCTCGCCGAGCGCCTGCTGCTGCAGGTGCCGGAGGTGCGCCAGGTCGGGCGGCGCACCGGGCGCGCGGAACTCGACGAGCATGCCGAGGGCGTACACTCGTCCGAGATCGAAGTCGACCTGGAGCCATCGTCGCGCAGTCGTGCGCAGGTGGTCGCAGATATCCGGGCACGGCTCGCCGTCCTCCCGGTGTCGGCCAACATCGGCCAGCCGATCTCGCACCGGCTGGACCACCTGCTGTCGGGCATCCGGGCGGAAGTGGCGGTGAAGATCTTCGGCGATGACCTCGACACGCTCAGTGCGCTGGCCACCCAGGTGCAGACCCGGCTGTCGGCGGTGCCCGGGCTGGTCGACCTGCAGACCGAGAAGCAGGTGCGGGTTGCGCAGCAGCGCGTACGCATAGACCCGCAGCGCGCAGCTGCCTACGGCATCGCGCCGGCGGAGGTCGCGCGCAGGCTGCAGGCGATGGCCAATGGCGAAGTGCTGTCGCAGGTCAACGACGGCGTGCGTCGGTTCGACGTCGTGCTGCGGCTGGCCGACGCCGACCGCTCGCTGGAAGGGCTGGCGTCCCTGCCGGTGGACACGCCATCCGGGCCGGTGCCGCTCGGCCGTCTGGCGACCATCGAGGATGGCGACGGCCCGAACCAGGTCGGACGCGAGAGCGCGCGGCGCAGGATCGTGGTGTTCGCCAACACCAGCGGCCGCGACACGTCCGCGATCATCGCGGCGGTACGGGCCGAACTGGATGCGGTGCAGATGCCCGAGGGCTATTTCACCGTCCTCGAGGGGCAGTTCCAGGCGCAGGAGGCCGCGTCGCGGCGTATCGCGGTGCTGGCGCTGGTGTCGCTGCTGCTGGTGTATTCGGTGCTGTACAGCCGCTACCGCTCGGCGGCGCTGGCCGCGATCGTGATGGCCAACGTGCCGATGGCGATGGTGGGCGGCATCGTGGCGCTGTGGATCTCCGGCGGCGAGCTTTCGATCGCCAGCCTGGTCGGTTTCGTCACCCTGGCAGGCATCGCCGCGCGTAACGGCATCCTGAAGATCAGCCACTACGTCAACCTGGCGCTGTACGAGGGCGAGGTGTTCGGGCGTGCACTCGTGATGCGCGGCAGCCTGGAGCGCCTGACGCCGGTTCTGATGACCGCCCTGACTGCGGCCGTCGCGCTGTCGCCGCTGCTGTTCGGCGCCGATGACCCAGGCAAGGAGATCCTGCATCCGGTCGCGGTGGTGATCTTCGGCGGGCTGGTCAGCTCGACACTGCTCGACACGCTGGTCACGCCGGTGATGTTCCTGCGCTGGGGCCGACGGCCGCTGGAACGGCTGCTCGACACTGCACGCGACACGCGATTCTGA
- the pyrE gene encoding orotate phosphoribosyltransferase has protein sequence MDSYRKQFVTFATECQALRFGHFVTKAGRDSPYFFDAGLFNDGAALGRLTELYASTILESGIRFDMLYGPAYKGIPLVAGVAIALARRGQNFPYAFNRKEIKDHGEGGSIIGARLKGAVLIIDDVISAGTSVRESLTHIAAGGARAAGVVIALDRMERGTGALSAVEEVRSQMGLPVVSIANLDDIVDYLSNDPAMSASLAAVERYRALYGSR, from the coding sequence ATGGACAGTTACCGTAAACAGTTCGTCACCTTCGCCACGGAATGCCAGGCCTTACGTTTTGGTCACTTTGTGACAAAGGCGGGCAGGGATTCCCCGTATTTTTTCGACGCCGGGCTGTTCAACGACGGCGCAGCCCTCGGCAGGCTCACGGAACTTTATGCATCGACCATCCTCGAATCGGGCATCCGGTTCGACATGCTGTACGGGCCGGCATACAAGGGCATCCCTCTGGTGGCCGGCGTCGCGATCGCACTGGCCCGGCGCGGACAGAACTTCCCGTACGCGTTCAATCGCAAGGAGATCAAGGACCACGGCGAAGGCGGATCGATCATCGGCGCGCGCCTGAAAGGTGCGGTACTGATCATCGACGACGTGATCTCCGCCGGCACGTCGGTGCGTGAGTCGCTGACACACATCGCAGCGGGCGGCGCCCGCGCGGCAGGCGTGGTCATCGCCCTGGACCGGATGGAACGCGGCACCGGCGCGCTCTCGGCGGTCGAGGAAGTACGAAGCCAGATGGGGCTGCCGGTGGTAAGCATCGCGAACCTGGATGACATCGTCGACTACCTGTCGAACGATCCCGCGATGTCGGCCTCCCTGGCCGCCGTCGAGAGATACCGTGCCCTGTACGGGAGCAGATAG
- a CDS encoding tripartite tricarboxylate transporter substrate binding protein translates to MRLPCLNAWSRQPGRQWLAAAMLLLAAGTGAAAGYPDRPIRLIMGFPPGSTVDILARPVAQRLSEAFGQPVIVDNRSGATGIIANELVARAQPDGYTLLAAPSSSLTSTPHLAARLPYDALRDFVAVAQLSAFGYVLVVNPAVPAKNLRELMALANTRPDGLTYGSSGTGSGFHLAGELFQRLGKVKLLHVPYKGGPPGVTDLMAGRIDFMFYSLAVIHPQIRAGKLRVIAVTAPQRDPLLPDVPTMAEGGVPGYEATGWHGIFAPGGTPRAVVGRLNAEVIRILGLPDVRDIWAQQGMGITSADPARLAQRMRDDYEFYGKLIRAAGIKSDGS, encoded by the coding sequence ATGCGTCTTCCATGTCTCAACGCCTGGTCCAGGCAGCCTGGCCGCCAATGGCTCGCGGCTGCGATGCTGCTGCTCGCCGCCGGTACCGGGGCTGCGGCCGGTTACCCGGATCGTCCGATCCGGTTGATCATGGGGTTTCCACCCGGAAGCACGGTGGACATCCTGGCCCGCCCCGTCGCGCAGCGGCTGTCGGAGGCGTTCGGACAGCCGGTGATCGTGGACAACCGGTCCGGTGCCACCGGCATCATCGCGAACGAGCTGGTGGCGCGGGCACAGCCCGACGGCTACACCCTGCTGGCCGCGCCCAGTTCGTCGCTGACCAGCACGCCGCACCTGGCGGCCAGGCTGCCCTACGATGCGCTGCGCGATTTCGTCGCGGTGGCGCAGTTGAGCGCATTCGGTTACGTGCTGGTGGTCAACCCCGCGGTACCCGCGAAGAACCTGCGCGAACTGATGGCCCTGGCCAACACCCGTCCCGACGGACTGACCTACGGTTCGTCCGGTACGGGCAGCGGTTTCCACCTGGCCGGCGAGCTGTTCCAGCGGCTGGGCAAGGTGAAGCTGCTGCACGTGCCGTACAAGGGCGGGCCGCCCGGCGTCACCGACCTCATGGCGGGCCGGATCGACTTCATGTTCTACAGCCTCGCCGTGATCCATCCGCAGATCCGCGCCGGCAAGCTGAGGGTGATCGCCGTCACCGCCCCCCAGCGTGATCCGCTGCTGCCCGACGTGCCGACGATGGCCGAGGGTGGCGTACCGGGCTACGAGGCAACCGGGTGGCACGGCATCTTCGCGCCCGGGGGTACGCCGCGCGCGGTGGTCGGGCGCCTGAATGCTGAGGTGATTCGTATCCTCGGGCTGCCCGATGTGCGCGACATCTGGGCACAGCAGGGCATGGGCATCACCAGCGCCGACCCGGCACGCCTGGCGCAGCGGATGCGCGATGACTACGAGTTCTACGGCAAGCTCATCCGGGCTGCGGGCATCAAGAGCGACGGCAGCTGA
- a CDS encoding tripartite tricarboxylate transporter substrate binding protein produces the protein MKLLPSYRDRRACTTVTSSLPGRVPCRVPGKAARAAVVLAGAAMVLAPIAAGAQSRAAADFPTRPIRIIIGFTPGGQPDIFSRLIASRLTDVLGQNVLVDNRPGAGGTIGAKLVADAVPDGHTLLAVSGAHVIQPSVARVTYDTVRDFAGITQMFTSAYLLVVPNSLPATSVREVVALAQAKPGQLNYSSAGTGSGTHFAAEMFKEAAKIDAVHVPYKGIPEALTDTIAGRVQFFMAPLSSAMTMVKDGKLRPIAVSTAKRVGTHPELPTIAETIPGFDFDSWGGMLAPAKTPRPVIDRLNAEIVRALALPDIIARMRALGAEPVAGTPQAFDRFIREQLAVIAAVAKRAGINPP, from the coding sequence ATGAAGCTGCTGCCCAGTTACCGCGACCGGCGTGCCTGCACGACGGTCACTTCGAGCCTGCCGGGGCGTGTTCCATGCCGGGTCCCGGGCAAGGCCGCGCGAGCGGCCGTCGTGCTGGCCGGTGCGGCGATGGTCCTCGCCCCCATCGCGGCAGGCGCGCAGAGTCGTGCCGCTGCCGACTTCCCCACGCGGCCGATCCGCATCATCATCGGCTTCACGCCCGGGGGGCAGCCCGATATCTTCTCGCGCCTTATCGCCAGCCGGCTCACCGACGTGCTCGGTCAGAACGTGCTCGTCGACAACCGGCCCGGCGCGGGCGGCACCATCGGTGCGAAGCTGGTGGCCGATGCGGTGCCCGACGGGCACACGCTGCTCGCGGTCTCGGGCGCCCACGTGATCCAGCCGTCCGTGGCTCGGGTCACCTACGACACGGTGCGCGATTTCGCCGGCATCACCCAGATGTTCACCAGTGCCTACCTGCTGGTGGTGCCCAATTCACTGCCCGCGACTTCGGTCCGCGAGGTGGTGGCGCTGGCGCAGGCGAAGCCGGGCCAGCTCAACTACAGTTCCGCAGGCACCGGCAGCGGCACGCACTTCGCTGCCGAGATGTTCAAGGAAGCGGCGAAGATCGACGCGGTGCATGTGCCCTACAAGGGCATTCCCGAGGCGCTCACCGACACCATCGCGGGACGGGTGCAGTTCTTCATGGCGCCGCTGTCGAGCGCGATGACCATGGTCAAGGACGGCAAACTGCGCCCGATCGCCGTATCGACCGCGAAACGGGTGGGTACCCATCCCGAACTGCCGACCATCGCCGAGACCATCCCCGGCTTCGACTTCGACTCCTGGGGCGGCATGCTGGCGCCGGCGAAGACGCCGCGCCCGGTGATAGATCGCCTCAACGCCGAGATCGTGCGCGCGCTCGCGCTGCCGGACATCATCGCGCGCATGCGTGCGCTGGGGGCCGAGCCCGTGGCCGGGACGCCGCAGGCGTTCGACCGCTTCATCCGGGAGCAGCTTGCCGTGATCGCTGCGGTGGCGAAGCGCGCGGGGATCAACCCGCCCTGA
- a CDS encoding tripartite tricarboxylate transporter substrate binding protein, which yields MSNPCTAPGSHRAARSRVAPWRRTSALSLQIAAACSAALCVATASAQTTPGTAWPSRPIRLIVPNAPAGLADITARLVGTRLGEALGQPLIVENRAGAGGTIGTAAAVKAAPDGYTLLAVFDSHATNPHLFKSIAYDTVNDLAPISLLVRGPLVLVVHPAVPAKSVKDLLALARAKPGALNNAIVGPGSPARLLVELLELTAKVEVTQVPYKGASGALADLIGGQVDAMFATVPSISGHWKAGKLRAIAVTSEKRSPALPGVPTMNETLPGFEAESWVALLAPARTPAEIIARVHAETVKILAQPEMRERLGEQGLEAVGSTPAQADKWIRTQIERWGRVIREQKIVIE from the coding sequence GTGTCGAACCCATGCACCGCGCCGGGCAGCCATCGTGCCGCGCGCTCTCGCGTCGCGCCGTGGCGGCGCACGTCCGCCCTTTCGTTGCAGATTGCCGCGGCCTGCAGCGCCGCCCTCTGCGTCGCCACCGCTTCGGCGCAGACCACACCCGGCACCGCCTGGCCGTCGCGGCCGATCCGCCTGATCGTGCCCAACGCACCGGCGGGCCTGGCCGACATCACCGCACGGCTGGTCGGCACGCGGCTGGGCGAGGCCCTGGGCCAGCCGCTGATCGTCGAGAACCGCGCCGGTGCCGGCGGCACCATCGGCACGGCCGCCGCGGTGAAGGCCGCTCCCGATGGCTACACGCTGCTTGCCGTGTTCGACAGCCATGCCACCAATCCGCACCTGTTCAAGAGCATCGCCTACGACACCGTGAACGACCTGGCACCGATCTCGCTGCTGGTGCGTGGGCCGCTGGTGCTGGTGGTGCATCCGGCGGTACCGGCGAAGAGCGTGAAGGACCTGCTGGCGCTGGCGCGTGCGAAGCCGGGTGCGCTGAACAATGCGATCGTCGGGCCGGGCTCGCCGGCGCGGCTGCTGGTGGAACTGCTCGAGCTCACCGCGAAGGTCGAAGTCACCCAGGTCCCGTACAAGGGCGCATCGGGCGCGCTGGCCGACCTGATCGGCGGCCAGGTGGATGCGATGTTCGCGACCGTGCCCAGCATCTCCGGCCACTGGAAGGCGGGCAAGCTGCGCGCGATCGCGGTGACATCCGAGAAGCGCAGCCCGGCGCTGCCCGGGGTGCCGACGATGAACGAGACGCTGCCCGGCTTCGAGGCTGAGTCATGGGTCGCACTGCTCGCACCGGCACGGACCCCGGCCGAGATCATCGCCCGCGTGCACGCCGAGACGGTGAAGATCCTCGCCCAGCCCGAGATGCGCGAGCGGCTCGGCGAGCAGGGCCTGGAAGCGGTGGGCAGCACGCCGGCCCAGGCAGACAAGTGGATCCGCACCCAGATCGAACGCTGGGGCCGGGTGATCCGCGAGCAGAAGATCGTGATCGAGTGA
- a CDS encoding MFS transporter — translation MSEAGRTGGAVGAVGPASLPAASSQQLPRPGWRGWIDAARVYGEPPVARMLLLGFSAGLPLLLVFGTLSFWLREAGIDRTTIGFLSWVALAYAFKWAWAPLVDRLPIPLLTRRLGRRRSWLLLAQATIIAALCGMAMSDPQQALQPLILFALLLAFASATQDIALDAFRIESAGVERQAAMAAAYQTGYRLAMIWAGAGVLWVAARFDPSEATYEQAPWMVAYLVMAASMLIGVVTVLLSPEPAVRPLPGAAEAEHAMAERLALRLPRWLARFAAWLHGAAVNPFVDFVVRYRWHALLILALISVYRISDVVMGVMANPFYRDMGFTKDEVAAVSKVYGLIMTLAGVGLGGVMAMKLGVTRVLFLGAVLSALTNLLFAWLAGRGHDLNALIWIVSADNLSAGIASSAFIAYLSGLTNVSYSATQYALFTSIMLLLPKFLAGFSGWAVDQVGYGWFFTGTALLGLPVLALVWLAGRVAKPPPSAPPGAATAAAVM, via the coding sequence ATGAGCGAGGCTGGACGCACCGGAGGGGCGGTGGGCGCGGTCGGCCCCGCTTCGTTGCCGGCGGCTTCATCCCAGCAGTTGCCACGTCCGGGCTGGCGCGGATGGATCGATGCAGCCAGGGTCTACGGCGAGCCACCGGTCGCGCGGATGCTTCTGCTCGGCTTCTCGGCCGGCCTGCCGCTGCTGCTGGTGTTCGGCACGCTGTCGTTCTGGCTGCGTGAGGCGGGCATCGACCGCACGACGATCGGCTTTCTCAGCTGGGTCGCGCTCGCCTATGCGTTCAAGTGGGCATGGGCCCCGCTGGTGGACCGGCTGCCGATCCCGCTGCTCACGCGCCGCCTGGGACGCCGGCGCAGCTGGCTGCTGCTGGCGCAGGCCACGATCATCGCTGCACTGTGTGGCATGGCGATGTCGGACCCGCAGCAGGCGCTGCAGCCGCTGATCCTGTTCGCGCTGCTGCTCGCATTCGCGTCCGCCACCCAGGACATCGCGCTCGATGCGTTCCGCATCGAATCGGCCGGCGTCGAGCGGCAGGCGGCGATGGCGGCGGCCTACCAGACCGGGTACCGGCTGGCGATGATCTGGGCCGGTGCCGGCGTGCTCTGGGTGGCTGCACGGTTCGATCCGAGCGAGGCGACCTACGAGCAGGCACCGTGGATGGTCGCCTACCTGGTGATGGCTGCGTCGATGCTGATCGGCGTCGTGACCGTGCTGCTGTCGCCCGAGCCCGCCGTTCGGCCCTTGCCCGGTGCAGCCGAAGCCGAGCATGCGATGGCCGAGCGCCTGGCACTGCGCCTGCCGCGCTGGCTGGCACGTTTCGCTGCCTGGCTGCACGGCGCGGCGGTGAATCCGTTCGTCGACTTCGTCGTGCGCTACCGCTGGCATGCGTTGCTTATCCTCGCGCTGATCTCGGTCTACCGCATCTCCGACGTGGTGATGGGCGTGATGGCCAATCCGTTCTACCGCGACATGGGCTTCACCAAGGACGAGGTGGCTGCCGTGTCGAAGGTGTACGGGCTGATCATGACGCTTGCCGGCGTCGGCCTCGGCGGCGTGATGGCGATGAAGCTTGGCGTCACGCGTGTACTTTTCCTGGGCGCGGTGCTGTCCGCGCTGACCAACCTGCTGTTCGCATGGCTGGCCGGACGTGGCCATGACCTGAACGCGCTGATCTGGATCGTCTCGGCCGACAACCTGTCCGCCGGCATCGCCTCCTCGGCATTCATTGCCTACCTGTCCGGTCTGACCAACGTCTCCTACTCGGCCACCCAGTACGCGCTGTTCACGTCCATCATGCTGCTGTTGCCGAAGTTCCTCGCCGGCTTCTCGGGCTGGGCGGTCGATCAGGTCGGTTATGGCTGGTTCTTCACCGGCACCGCGCTGCTCGGCCTGCCAGTGCTGGCGCTGGTATGGCTCGCTGGCCGGGTCGCGAAGCCGCCGCCATCGGCACCGCCGGGCGCTGCGACCGCCGCGGCGGTGATGTAG
- a CDS encoding class II aldolase/adducin family protein yields the protein MPDTNDTAASPGSSLQGSVSPAEWTLRCELAAAHRLVAHFTFVDMTYNHISARCPDNPEHFLVKADNVFMEQVTASNLVKYDLSGRQVAPSAWKASPAAYNVHASVLSARPEIMSAVHTHSPANLAVSAQADGLLPLTQQAMRFYERIAYYPNEVDDTTREGTDFMAKALGDKWVMILENHGALVCGTTIAEAYIYHHFFELACRAQIGALAGGVKLKVPSHETCVERARKFGRIGAYDSKSRDWVASMALVEKHHPDYRS from the coding sequence ATGCCCGATACGAACGACACCGCCGCCTCGCCAGGCAGCAGCCTGCAGGGCTCGGTCAGCCCCGCCGAGTGGACGCTGCGTTGCGAACTCGCAGCCGCGCACCGCCTGGTCGCGCATTTCACGTTCGTCGACATGACCTACAACCACATCTCGGCGCGCTGTCCGGACAACCCTGAGCACTTCCTGGTCAAGGCCGACAACGTGTTCATGGAGCAGGTCACCGCATCCAACCTGGTGAAGTACGACCTGTCCGGCCGGCAGGTGGCGCCCTCGGCATGGAAGGCCAGCCCTGCCGCCTACAACGTGCATGCCTCGGTGCTGTCGGCGCGCCCCGAGATCATGTCCGCGGTGCATACGCATTCGCCGGCGAACCTCGCGGTGTCGGCGCAGGCCGACGGGCTGCTGCCGCTGACGCAGCAGGCGATGCGCTTCTACGAACGCATCGCCTATTATCCGAACGAGGTCGACGACACCACGCGCGAGGGCACCGACTTCATGGCGAAGGCGCTTGGCGACAAGTGGGTGATGATTCTCGAGAACCACGGTGCGCTGGTCTGTGGCACGACCATCGCCGAGGCGTACATCTATCATCACTTCTTCGAACTGGCCTGCCGCGCGCAGATCGGCGCGCTCGCCGGCGGAGTGAAGCTCAAGGTGCCGTCGCACGAGACCTGCGTCGAGCGGGCGCGCAAGTTCGGACGCATCGGTGCCTACGATTCGAAGAGCCGCGACTGGGTAGCCAGCATGGCCCTGGTCGAGAAGCACCACCCCGACTACCGCAGCTGA
- the xth gene encoding exodeoxyribonuclease III — protein sequence MLRLTTANVNGIRSAAAKGFFEWMPHSRADIVCLQEVKAQVCDLDAGLTAPNGWSAAFHCAQKRGYSGVAIYSRRPPDRVIEGLGVPEIDCEGRFLRCDYGDLSIVSVYLPSGSAGPHRQAAKFSFLAQFMPVLLRLRAEQRQFILCGDWNIAHQAIDLKNWRSNQKNSGFLPEERAWLSQVFDQHGWVDVFRRVDDRPEQYTWWSNRGQSWAKNVGWRIDYQIATPGVAQSAVRASIYKEQRFSDHAPLTIDYDLEW from the coding sequence ATGCTTCGCCTGACTACTGCCAACGTCAACGGAATCCGCTCCGCCGCCGCCAAGGGCTTCTTCGAATGGATGCCGCACAGCCGCGCCGACATCGTCTGCCTGCAGGAGGTGAAGGCGCAGGTGTGCGATCTCGACGCAGGTCTGACCGCGCCGAATGGGTGGTCCGCGGCGTTCCACTGCGCGCAGAAGCGCGGCTACAGCGGTGTGGCGATCTATTCACGTCGTCCGCCCGATCGTGTCATCGAAGGGTTGGGCGTTCCCGAGATCGACTGCGAAGGCCGTTTCCTGCGCTGCGATTACGGCGATCTCTCCATCGTGTCGGTGTACCTGCCGTCCGGGTCGGCCGGACCGCACCGGCAGGCCGCGAAGTTCTCGTTCCTTGCGCAGTTCATGCCGGTGCTGCTGAGGCTGCGCGCCGAGCAGCGCCAGTTCATCCTGTGCGGCGACTGGAACATCGCGCACCAGGCGATCGACCTGAAGAACTGGCGCAGTAACCAGAAGAATTCCGGTTTCCTTCCGGAAGAACGTGCATGGCTGAGTCAAGTCTTCGATCAGCATGGCTGGGTGGACGTGTTCCGCAGGGTCGACGATCGCCCGGAGCAGTACACATGGTGGTCCAACCGCGGGCAATCCTGGGCGAAGAACGTCGGCTGGCGCATCGATTACCAGATCGCCACGCCCGGGGTCGCGCAGTCCGCGGTGCGTGCATCGATCTACAAGGAACAGCGCTTCTCCGACCATGCGCCGCTGACCATCGACTACGACCTCGAATGGTGA